Genomic window (Vitis riparia cultivar Riparia Gloire de Montpellier isolate 1030 chromosome 4, EGFV_Vit.rip_1.0, whole genome shotgun sequence):
gttgaaggaggagggTTTCAAGGACTTGCTGAAGAGTTGGTGCGAGAGGTATAGTTTTAGCGAGTCCTCAAGCTTCATTTTGGCTACAAAATTGGAAGTCTTGAAGTCAAATCTGAAAGATTGGAATAGATAACTGTTTGGCAAGATTGAAGTCCCAAAGGCCTTGGCCCTAAATCAAATGGCCTTTTGGGATTCAAAGAATAGGTCCAACACCCTATCTTTGGAGAAGTTAGAAGCTAGAGAGGAATTTAAAAAGTAGGTCTTGCTAGAAGAAATTTCTTGGAGGCAGAAATCAAAGGAAGTGTAGTTGAAGGAGAGGGACATAAAACACTAGGGGcctatttggtaactgtttttgaaaacaattctgaaaaacaaaagtatgtttgaaaacttaaaatgtttttaacttgtttttaatatttttaaatattttttgaaaataatttttatatctagtgttttatttttaatcattctacatgtttgtatgattatttcttaaaacaatcctaaaaaaacaagtgaaaacaatagaaaacaattaaaagatgttatttgaaagtaccttgttttatgtttttaggaacagaaaacagaaaacagtttttggttgCCAAACGtcttttctatgttttttgttctagagaatagaaaactgttctaaaaaaacAGTTTCCAAATAGACCCTAAGGTTTTTCATAAGATGGTTAACGCCCATAGAAGAAGAAACTCTTTGACTAGAATTAAGATAAATGGTTCTTGGCTCACTGAGGAGATTGACATCAAGGAAAGGGTGGTCCAAGCCTTTCAAACCTTGCTTTTTGACTCTGAGGATTGGAGGCCCAGTATTGATGTAGTGTTGTTTGAGAGGTTAGAGGCTTAGGAGGCTGCAGGGTTGGAGGAGCCTTTCTCAGGGGTGGAGTTTTTTGGGTTTTAGTGGAAATGAAGCACAAGGTCTAGATGGTTTTTCAATGACCTTTTGGCAATTTTTgtgggattttgtgaaggatgaaGTGATAAGTGTTTTTAAGGAGTTTCACAAGTACGACAATTTTGTTAAGAGCTTGAATGCAACCTTCTtagttttaattccaaaaaaaaggGGAGTTGAAGATTTGAGGGATTTGAAGCCAATTAGCTTGGTGAGTGGTTTATATAAGTGGTTGACCAAGGTATTAACCAATAGACTATAAAATGTGGGAGGGGTGGATGATATAGATGATCTGGCTCCAGATTTTGGTTGTAAGGAGGGTAATGTCCCTTCTTCTTATTCGGGTATTCCATTGGGTTCCTCATTTAAATTTGTAGCAACTTGGGATGGAGTGAAAGTGAGTTTTCATAAAAAGTTGGCCATGTGGAAGAGATAATACATCTTCAAAGGAGAGAGAATTACCTTGATTCGAAGCACTTTGTCTAGTTTGCTTATATACTTTATGTTTTTGCTAGACATCCCACGGTTAGTTAGATTGAGGTTATAACAGATTCAGAGGGACTTTTTGTAGGGTGGTGGGGCTCTTGAGCGGAAACGACATCTAGAAAGATGAGAGACTATTTTGCTTAGACAAAAGAAAAGGGGGATTGGGTGTGGCACGTATCTCTACACTCAATAAGGCTTTACTTTGTGAATGGAATTGGTGTTTTGTGAATGAAAAAGGGGGCACTTTGGAATCAAGTTATCAGTGGAAGCATGGGGAATGAGGGGATGGTGTTCTTGGGAGGTTATAAAGGGGTATGGtgttggtttttggaaaattataagGAAGGATTGGGATCTTATGAATGGTAGGATCTCCTTCTTGGCAGGCAATGGGCAGAGGGTCAAGTTTTGAAAGGATAAGTAGTGTGGGATTGCACCTTTGTGTAGCTCCTTCCCGTCCATACTGAGGAAAAATCCACAAACCATCTTCTTATCCACCTTGTGAAGACAAGGGTCTTATGGGAGTTGGTTTTTGCCCTTTTTGGAGTGTCTTGAGTGCTTCCCTCGTCGATAAGAGAGACACTCCTAGGttgacatggttcttttgtgggcaaaaagtgTAGGAAGGTTTGGAGAGTAGGTCACTTATGTATCTTTTGGATagtttggaaggcaaggaataGAATTTCCTTTGATGGGGATGAACTTTCCCTCCAAAGACTAaataattcttttgtttgttttatgtgGTCGGTCACTATGATGTTTATAAATGATGCCTCCTTCaactctttttagttttttcaatttGATGTGTTCTTGTTGAGGGTGGTGTTGTTTTAGCCATTATTGTCTTGTAGCTTTGGCTTTTGGTATTGCCACTTGGCGTTTGGTGTAAATGTTATTTATACCGTGGGTCGCTCTTTTGGTGgccctttttaatatatttaccttcttatctataaaaaaaaaaaaaaaaatgttccaaATGATATAAATCCATACTGAAGATGCCTGCTGGCTTAGATGGTAAATTTTTTCATGAGATAAAATATAACTGGGTTTAGATCTTCATCCATTCACCTCTTATACATCTGAAAAGCATGTACATTTAACTCTGGTTACCTATAAAGTTATTtatgtgaaatttttttgtgCCTGGAATTTGAAAAGAATTCATGAACATGATGTGCTTTTGATGCTCCTATTGCAATTTGATGCTATTGGCCCATGCATACTGTTGATCTTACTTCTATTTTTGTATCTGTTTAGTCGTGTCTTTCTTTATATAAACAGAAACAAATGGAAGTCATAATTGGTTTCAATGCATTGAAGCTGGAATTTGATCATACAATGCACTTATGTTGTTTCCTTATGTATAGGACTCCAGCTGAAACTGGATCTCTGTCAGAAGAGTCAGATTATTCTGGGAAAAATGAATCCATGTCATATGGAGATGCTCACCAATCATTTGATGATGGTAAGGACTTCAACATTTCTTTTCATAAAGCTAATCAAAGAAGCAAAGGAGATATGTCAAATGGGGCTCATGTTACACAACTAGATGCAGTTCCTGGATATACTGTTGTGGTTGATGGAACTCCTTTGCAAAAGACAAATTATGAGAATCCACCCCTGTGGGTAACTGGTGATATCAGTCTCAGTAGGAGTTTTGGTGGGGGAAAAATCGAAGAAAAGCATCTCTGGAAAACCATGTCCTACCCACAAAATAGCAATGATGGCATGCATACATTTGAAATTGAACCTCAAGTAGGATATGGTGAAAATGGTTCTCACTCTAGTGAGACGTTTATAACTGTATCTGAAATCAGCCTTAGAACTCAGCCCTCTCCCGTGCCACCACCCTTGAGACCACCACCTATAGTAGATGTCAAAAAAGGAGATTCCAGTAGATCAGCTTCACAACTTAAAGCTAATAAGAATTATGCTTTCGAAGGCACTGCAGGTGGCAGTTCACCAGGAAGTTCTCCGCCTTTCTTTGATGTGGAGGTAGATGCCAGTTCATCTGCTGCAGCCTCTGCTGCGGCTATGAAAGAAGCAATGGAGAAAGCACAAGCAAAACtcaaaaatgcaaaagaaataaTGGAGAGGAGGAAAGAGGGTCTTCAGAGCCGAACAAAGCTGGGTTCCAGAAATGATACAAAACATAAGGAGGGAAAGTTGAGTAGCATATCCAACAGTTTGAAAGATGAGAAAGTGCAGGGATCGTGTGAAACTCCGAAAGATTTTGTCAGAGAAGCAAgccaaaaagaaatgaagacaACCCAGGTGCTTCCAGATTCTCGAGAAGGGGAAGCATTTTTAAATGTGGCTATAAAATCTGCAGAGGGAAGGCATGGGAAGGAATCTTGGTCATCTCAAGAGTCTTATAAAACTGAAGGAActggaaaatggaaagaagcaacAGAGTTTTATGAACTTGTAAGAGGAGATAAATTTAGAAAGGAGCAGGCAAACAATGAAAAAGTTTTGGTGAAAAATAAGAAGGTCATTGAAAGTAGGCAGAAGGAGAAAAGGGCAGCCATTGAATCATTTGAGCAGCAAGAAGAAAGTGATAAGAGAATAAATGCAGCCCAAGAGGCTCATGGATGGGAGGAAAATGAGCAGAGATCAGCTAAAGAGGCATGTGGGCATGAAGAACATGAGAAAGTTGAAGTGGCCCATGTGTTCTATGGGtggaaagagaatgagaaaacatGGAGAGTGGGCCTGGAGCATGAAGAAGCTGAGCACAAACTAAATGTAGCTGATGAATGGGAAGAACATGATATCTTGATAGAGATACAACAGAAACAAAATGAGGTGGAAGTTAAGGAAGCTATGAAGCAGGAGAATGAAAGGAAACTGAAAGAGGCTAAGGAAAGAACAGGGAATGAGAGAAAACTCAAGAAGGCTCGcgaaaatgaaaaaagtgaaaagagaCTAAAAGAGGCTTTGGAGCAGGAAGAAACTGAGAAAAAACTAAAagctgaaaatgaaaaaagactAGAGGCTCTTAAATggcaagaaaatgagaagaaaaagaaagaggctcgtgaaagagaagaaaatgagaggagattgaAAGTGGCTCTTGACTGGgaagagaatgagaagaagcAGAAAGAGGCTtgtgaaagagaagaaaatgagaagagacTAAAACAGGCTATTGAGCAGGAGGAAAATGAGAAGAGATTAAAAGAGGCTCTCAAACAGGAACAAATTCTGAAGAAACAGAAGGAGGCTtgtgaaagagaagaaaatgataagAGGTTAAAAGAAGCACTTGAGCATgaggaaaatgagaagaaacaaaaagctcATGAGAAGAGACTGAAAGAAGCTTGTGAAAGAGAAGAGATTGAGAAGAAGCTAAAAGATGCTCGTGAAAGAGAAGAGATCGAGAAAAGGCGAAAGGATGTTCATAGACAAGCTGAAGATAAGAAAAGATTGAACAAGACCCATGAAAGAAAGGAGAGTGAGAAGAGATTGGAAGAGATGCCAGAGTGGgaagaaactgacaaaagattaaAAGAGGCCACAAAGTTGGAAGAAAGCGAGAAGAGGCCTGGAGATTCTGGTGATGTGGAAGAACTGAAGGGGCTAAAGAAAGCTCATGATCAAATTgtcaatgaaaatgaaaagaaactaaaatctTGTCAAGGAACTTGTGCGCAAATGGAGGAGAATCATTTCACAGCAACTGATGAGGCATGTAAGCTGCGTGAGAACAAAAACATTCAGGCTGCTCAAGTAGCCCACAAATATGAAGTGAACAGTTTGGAAGCAAATCAAGAGGCCCTTGGACAGGAGGAGAAATTAAAGATTGCTGCTGAATCACAAGGTATTCATAAGGATTTCAAAGCAGTTGAAATGGAAAATGTACTGgttgaagaaatatttgaagCATCAGGCATGGCTGATGGTGATGCagaggaagaaaagaataagatCAGAATGGACAATTCCACGGGGTCAGTTCTTTTGGATGAGAATGTGAAAAAATCGCTTGAAGCTGGCATTGGCATTGGACAAGCACACTTGGAGAAAAATTTGAGAGCTGCCCAGATGGCCTCCAATCCTGAAGATCTGAAAAAGAATTTCACTTCTGAATGGGGAGAGGGAGAGAAGAGTATGAAGCAGACTTCGGTTTCCTTTGAGCCAGAGGATAGCAAGGATAAATTCAGATCAAGTCAAGTGTTGAAAGAGTGGgttgaaaatggaaagaaagtgGAAGCAGCTCAGCCAGCTACATTGGAAGGGAAAGGGAACATCCAGAAAACAGCTCAGCAGGTTAGCAATGGGCAAAGCacagaaaaaaaggaaaagaatattAACAATACTCCAAcactagaagagagagaaagggaagaACGGatgaagagagaaagagagctgGAAAAGGACCGGCTTAGAAAATTGGAAGAGGAAAGGGAGagggaaagagaaagagaaaaggatAGGATGGCTGTTGACAGAGCAACCCGTGAAGCTCGTGACAAGGCATATGTTGAAGCCCGTGAGAGGGCTGAAAGAGCTGCTGTTGAGAAAGCGACTGCTGAAGCACGACAAAGAGCACTAACAGAAGCCCGAGAAAGGTTAGAGAAGGCATGTGCGGAGGCTAGAGAGAAGACAT
Coding sequences:
- the LOC117912481 gene encoding auxilin-like protein 1; translated protein: MEKFSHSRNQTSSALSKKICNGNGFNDRSAYDDVFGGPPKFGVPTISPRVEDYTEIFGSFHASRASSIPVLDLPAVDEADVFFDVQEVDYSDIFGGFRGLDFAVSYDELLGQSKDGDDSSEEAWTPAETGSLSEESDYSGKNESMSYGDAHQSFDDGKDFNISFHKANQRSKGDMSNGAHVTQLDAVPGYTVVVDGTPLQKTNYENPPLWVTGDISLSRSFGGGKIEEKHLWKTMSYPQNSNDGMHTFEIEPQVGYGENGSHSSETFITVSEISLRTQPSPVPPPLRPPPIVDVKKGDSSRSASQLKANKNYAFEGTAGGSSPGSSPPFFDVEVDASSSAAASAAAMKEAMEKAQAKLKNAKEIMERRKEGLQSRTKLGSRNDTKHKEGKLSSISNSLKDEKVQGSCETPKDFVREASQKEMKTTQVLPDSREGEAFLNVAIKSAEGRHGKESWSSQESYKTEGTGKWKEATEFYELVRGDKFRKEQANNEKVLVKNKKVIESRQKEKRAAIESFEQQEESDKRINAAQEAHGWEENEQRSAKEACGHEEHEKVEVAHVFYGWKENEKTWRVGLEHEEAEHKLNVADEWEEHDILIEIQQKQNEVEVKEAMKQENERKLKEAKERTGNERKLKKARENEKSEKRLKEALEQEETEKKLKAENEKRLEALKWQENEKKKKEAREREENERRLKVALDWEENEKKQKEACEREENEKRLKQAIEQEENEKRLKEALKQEQILKKQKEACEREENDKRLKEALEHEENEKKQKAHEKRLKEACEREEIEKKLKDAREREEIEKRRKDVHRQAEDKKRLNKTHERKESEKRLEEMPEWEETDKRLKEATKLEESEKRPGDSGDVEELKGLKKAHDQIVNENEKKLKSCQGTCAQMEENHFTATDEACKLRENKNIQAAQVAHKYEVNSLEANQEALGQEEKLKIAAESQGIHKDFKAVEMENVLVEEIFEASGMADGDAEEEKNKIRMDNSTGSVLLDENVKKSLEAGIGIGQAHLEKNLRAAQMASNPEDLKKNFTSEWGEGEKSMKQTSVSFEPEDSKDKFRSSQVLKEWVENGKKVEAAQPATLEGKGNIQKTAQQVSNGQSTEKKEKNINNTPTLEEREREERMKRERELEKDRLRKLEEEREREREREKDRMAVDRATREARDKAYVEARERAERAAVEKATAEARQRALTEARERLEKACAEAREKTLSDKTSIEARLRAERAAVERATAEARERAFEKAMAEKAVSDARERMERSVSDKFSASSRNSGLRQSSSSSDLQDLQSQSTGSSSGSRYPYSSVYGASYNTEKSEGVEGESAQRCKARLERYRRTADRAAKALAEKNKRDLLAQREQAERNRLAETLDADVKRWSSGKEGNLRALLSTLQYILGPDSGWQPIPLTDVITAVAVKKAYRKATLCVHPDKLQQRGASIQQKYICEKVFDLLKEAWNKFNSEER